Within Anolis sagrei isolate rAnoSag1 chromosome X, rAnoSag1.mat, whole genome shotgun sequence, the genomic segment AGCCCCATAGCCAGGGATCTCTGGTCTCAGTAATCCCCTTCCTTTCATCACCCCATAGCCTCCATAGTCCCTGGCTTCACTCGCCCTATAGCCTCCATAATCCCAGGATTCAGTTGCCCCACAGCTAGGCTTTTCTGCTCTCACTAGCCCCTTTGCTCTGGATCATCTGTCCCAATAGCCCCTCTTGCCTCCATAACCCCATAGCCAAGGCCCCTCTTGCCTTAATAGGCCCACAGATTGGGACCCCTTTGCCCTATAAATCCCTTTTGCACCACCAGCCCCACATTAAGGACCTTCTTGCCTTGCTAACCCCATAGCCAGGGATCTCTGGGCTCATATCCCTAAAGCCAAGGCCCCTCTTGTTGTAATAGCCCCACAAGTTGGGACCCCTTTGCCCCATATATTCCATAGCTGGGGTCCCCTTTGCACCACCAGCTCCACATCAAGGATCCTCTTGCCTTGCAGCCCCATAGCCAGGGATCTCTGACCTCAGTAACCCCACAGCTAGGGATCCCTTCCTTTCATCACCCCATAGCCAGAACCCTTTGGCCTCCATAGTCCTACATTTCCACCTCATATTACCATAGCCAAGGCCCCTCTTGTTGTAATAGCCCCACAAGTAGGGACCTATTTGCCCCATATATCCCATTGCTGGGGTCCCTCTTGcacctccagcaccacattaaGGACTAACCCCATAGCCAGGGGTTTCTGGGCTCATATCCCCATAACAAAGGCCCCTCTTCTTGTAATAGCCCCACAAGTAGGGACCTATTTGCCCCATATATCCCATTGCTGGGGTCCCTCTTGcacctccagcaccacattaaGGACTAACCCCATAGCCAGGGGTTTCTGGGCTCATATCCCCATAACAAAGGCCCCTCTTGTTGTAATAGCCCCACAAGTTGGGACTCCTTGGCCCCATAAATTCCATAGCTGGGTCCTCTCTTGCACCTCCAGCCCCACATTAAGAACCCCATTGCCTTGCTAACCCCATAGCGAGGGATCTCTGGCCTCATATCCCCATAACCAAGGCTCCTCTTGTTGTAATAGCCCCACAAGTTGGGACCCCTTTGCCCCATATACCCCATAGCCGGGGTCCCTTTTGCACCACCAGCCCCACATTAAGGATCCTCTTGCCTTGCTAACCTCATAGCCAGGGATCTCTGGCCACATATTGCCATAGCCAAGGCCCCTCTTGTTGTAATAGCCCCACAAGTAGGGACTACTTTGCCCCATAAAATCCATAGCCGGGTCCTCTCTTGCACCTCCAGCCCCACATTAAGGATCTTCTTGCTTCACGAACACCATAGCTAGGGATCTCTGGCCTCATATTCCTATAGCCCAGGCCCATCTTGCCTTAATAGACCCTCTTTGCACCATAACCTCATAGCCAGGGGGTCTCTCTTGCATCTCTAGCCAGATAGTTTGGGGTTCCTTGCCTCCACAGCAAGGGATCTCTGGCATATTCCCATAGCAAGGTCCCTCTTGCCTCAATAGCCACACAACTAGGACCCTGTTGCTCTATTGGCCTCAAGAGCTCTACAGCAAGGACCCTCTGGTCTCAATCACCCCATAACTAGGGACCCTGCCTCTTTGACTCCCCAACTAGGGTCCTGTGGCCCTACTGGCCTCGCTAAACTCATAGCTTTTGACCCTTTAGCCTTGCTTGCTCTATAGCTGGGGATCCTTTTGCCTCTTTAGACTCCGCAGAGGGCTGGCTCCTTCAGTGGAGAGAGCAAAAGGACCCCTGAGTGAAAGGGGTTAAAAGAGGGTGAGTGCAATAGGGTCCCCTAAGTGTGGAGGAAACCAGGAAATAGGTGTGTTGTTGATCAAAAGGGGCATGATTTAGGGTCCTTTATGTAACAATCCCACTATTAGTCGAGGGATGTTAAAGTCAGTGGGGATGCAAATATAGGACTGAGAGGATTCCTTTAGTTGGCAATGGCTTCCCTTTTTGAGAGTAGCAGAGGGGAGATATTTTAGGATCCCAAGGTAACAATCCCACTCTCAGTTGAGGGAGGTTAAAGTGAGTGGGGATTGACAAATTGACAGAGGACCAGAAAGTCTCACTCCTTTCATTGTGCCTTCAGTTGATGGATTCCAATTGAGGCGCCACTCTCCTTGACTCTGGAAATATGATCAGTGCCCCAGACGTGGTGGCCTTCACCAAGGAGGATGAGTACGAAGAGGAAGCCTACAGCAATAGTGAGCCGGCTCTCCCTGAGGAGTACTCTGTGCCGCTCTTCCCCTTCGCCAGCCAGGGAGCCAACCCCTGGTCCAAGCTCTCGGGGGCCAAGTTCACCCGGGACTTCATCCTCATCTCCGAATTCTCAGAGCAAGTGGGGCCCCAGCCGCTGCTCACCATCCCAGATGACGCCAAAGTCTCCGGCACCTTCGATCTCAACTACTTTTCCCTCCGCATCATGTCGGTGGACTACCAGGCCTCCTTCGTGGGCCACCCGCCAGGATGTCCTTACCCCAAGCTGAACTTTGTGGAGGACTCGAAAGTGGTGCTGGGCGACTCCAAGGAAGGGGCCTTCGCCTACGTCCACCACCTGACCCTGTACGACCTTGAAGCCCGGGGTTTTGTGCGGCCATTCTGCATGGCCTACATCTCCGCCGACGAGCACAAAATCATGCAGATGTTCCAGGAGCTCTCCGCAGAGTTCTCCAAAGCTTCTGAATGCCTGAAGACAGGCAACCGGAAAGCTTTCGCCAACGAACTGGAAAAAAAGCTCAAGGACCTTGATTACACCAGGACAGTTTTGCACAAAGAGACAGAGATCCAGAAGAAAAACAACGAAAAAGGGTATTACACCACGCAGGCCATCGAGAAAGCCAACGAACTGGCCAGCGTCGAAAAATCCATAATTGAGCATCAGGATCTTTTGAAGCAAATCCGATCCTATCCCTACAGTAAGCTGAAAGATTCTGACTTCCACCCTTATGAGCCAGAGTGTGCAAATGAGCCAGCCGATGAAGAATCAGAGCAACAAGGATTTACTACCTCGAAACCTGACGAACCTAGAGAAACACACCTTTATTCTCGGCGGTCTTCTTACACCCCGAAACTTATCAAGGCCAAATCGGCCAAATGCTTTGACAAGAAGCTCAAAACCCTTCAGGAACTTTGCGATATGTATTTTTTCACACAGACGCTGGATCAGCTGCACCAGATTGAGAAGACGTTCAGAGGCGACGTGTGCTACCTCTTGACCCACCAGATCAGCAGAGCGCTTTTGAAGCAGCAGAGTATCACCAACTTCCTTTTTGAAGAGATATTCCCTTTGGATGAAAGAGAACCCGAAAGGCAATTGAATGGCTACCAGGGAGTCCATCCCGACAACCCGGGTGAGAAATCTTTGGACGTTTGCCCTCTCCTGAAACCCGTAATCGGCTCGTACAAATCCAGTGTTGAGTCTGTGCCCATTAAGATGGATCCGAAGACCGAAGATCCTCAAGAAACAGAAGCTGCCGATCCTGTCGCTTGTGACGATCAGGACAATGTTGAATATCTTGATGCCGATCTCAAAGGGAGCATCAGCAGTGGGGAAAGCATTGAGGTTTTGGGGACAGAGAAGTCTGCCTTGGCTCAGGCCGAAAGCCAGGCCCAGTTGCCCCAAGCGAACGTGAGTCCTCAGCTGGCGAGGGACAAAGCAGTCAGTCGGAGGACCATCAGTGAGGACAGCATTGAGGTCCTTAGCACCTGCCCCTCGGAAGCCCTGATCCCAGATGACTTCAAAGCCAGCTACCCCAGCGCCATTAATGAGGAAACCTACGCCGACGAGGAAGAGGAAGGCCTTCACTTTGACCCTGAAGAGGTGGAAGGCAACCTCGAACTGGGGAACCAGCTTCCTGTGGACTCGGCTTGTTGCATCGGGAAGGAGAGTCCCAACTTTCTCGAGCCGCCAAATGGTTTGGCCCCGAAGCATTGCGAGGATGACGACGGTGTGGTCAGTATCCCTCCCCAGCCCTTTCGGCAAGGTGATTTGGGGTTCCAGGTGAACTTTACAGACTGCTCTTCACATGACGGTGTCTTGGGGGGGCTCCTGGGCTACGAGCTTGACCCGCATTACCTCTCCAGCCACAGAGAAGTGAGTAAGATGAGCCTGGATAAATGCTCCGACTCCACCAGCTACATCAGCAGCACAGCATCCACCAGCTCGGACAGGACGCCCTCTCCGTCTCCTCTTTGTGGCAGTGGAAGTCACTTCGGGGAGCGGCAGAAGAAGAAGGCTGGGCAGAACGCCCTGCGCTTCATCCGGCAGTATCCCTTCGCCCACCCGGCCATCTATTCTCTGCTGAGCGGCAGGACGctggtggtgctgggggaagagAAAGCCATTGTGGAGAAACTGGTGGCTGCCCTCTCCATCTTCGTCCCCAACTGCGGGTCGTACGCCAAGCCTGTGAAGCACTGGGCTGTGTCTACCTTGAACATCACTGATTTCCAGAAGTGGAAACTGATTGGAATGCAAAGGTAATGAAAAAAATTTAACCCACCCAAGTCTTTTACTTATATTGTATGGAGAGATGAGAATCAGGGGTTGGTGACAGTGGAAAGCTAGGAAACTGCATTAGCCTCCCCTTGCGTCTCGCAAGAGATGTTGGAGGACTACCCTCCCATCAACATTTTTTTTGGTTCTGAAATCATAGAATCTGGCTATtcatttgaattcctctttgctAATTTCCCCCTTCCAAACTCAGTTGAAAGTCTCTTAGACATCCATTCCAGTTTCTTTAGAcaccttctgtttttcctcctctttgGAACTCTCCATCATAAACTCCTTTTCTCTTTTAGTGTATGCTATCTATTGCCCTCAAACAGCCTGCAGAGGTGCATTTTTATATGTTTTGGGGTTTTCCTGCAACAGTTTaggtcagcggttctcaacctgggggtcgcggggccattttctgggggtcatCACGGCACCTCGGTTAGCTTGGAAGGGGTGGGGGTCGAGCAGAAGGCTCCCTGTATGGGCTGGCTCTTGCtgcccaagtttgatccaggtccatcattggggAAGGTTGATTTCTCtggtgtgagtgaactacaactcacagaaacaaAGGTCGGTTCCCCCTATAGCCCTCCAGTAAGCAGATCTCAGCATATCAatatgtgttccaagtttggtccagtttacCCTATCAATTATAAGCCGAGGTTTTCAGtcctttttgggctgaaaaatcctccctcggcttatattcgggtcaagCTAGCAGCGGAGCCTGGAGGCGAGGCTCCGAAGCCAGCTGGccatggaggaggaggacaagcgGCAGAGGTGGTACAGGGGGCCCCAGGCGAGGCTCCTATGCTGCTGCTGTTCCTAAcaatccttctcctcctcctccagctggccattaaggaagaaaaggaggaagaagaggagaaaccgCAGAGGCCGCACGGGCTGCTGCCGCTGTTTcccctcttattattattattattattattattattactttatttgtaccccgctagcatctcccgaaggactcgatgcggcttacaaaggccaaggcctcaaaacacaatacaacaatacaatacctaaagcaaattaaaaacagttaagcagtatgaacaacaaacaataaacaatacatcaagacactataaaactgggccgggccagagtaatgggtacaagattaaaagtgctgatgtggcaggaggtatgtaggattataagtaagtgcagagtgcggtgtgcagcaatcttagttctactaaagtgcttctaggacttggtattggagattcctaatctgagaaggcacatcggaacagccaggtcttcaagttccagagtcggggggccgccacagaaaaggccctgtctcgagtccccaccaagcgcgcttgcgacgcaggcgggatcacgagcagggcctctccagatgaccgaagtgaacgcgtgggttcgtaggtggagatgcggtcacgtaggtagggtggtcccaaaccgtccagggctttgtaggtaagcacctgcaccttaaatagGGCTCAGAAGATAAACGGCTGgccatggaggaggaagagaaggaagaagaggagaaggggagctgctgctgtttctctttctccAACTGGCTATCGAAGAGGAGGAACTGCAGCAgtgtcccttctcttcttcctcttcctcctcaatggccaactggagggaaaggagaaagaagagatgggGCGCTGCTGttgtttctcctcttcctcctccagttGGTcattgaggaagaagaggagaaagggcaCCAGTGCCCCAtcgaggcaggcaggcagctggAGGATCGCAggattatttatcgtgtcatcagcaaccataccattatattacaattctaacagagcaaaacaaacacacagattaaaaaagaaaaagaaaaaaaaacacagattttgcaaatttggtagttggttaaatgtgctttgaccagtatctggccacttggagtgcctctggtgttgtcgcaagaaggtcctcccttgtgcatgtggcagggctcagggtgcattgcagcaggtggtcagggtttgttcttctccgcactcgcatgctgaggattccaccctgtagccccatttcttaagattggctctgcatctcgtggtgccagagcgcagtctgttcagcgccttccaagtcgcccagccttctgagtgcccagggggagtctctcatctggtatcacccatggattgaggtgctgggtttgggcctgccacttttggactctcgcttgctggggtgttccagcgagtgtctctgtagatctaagaaaactaatTCCCCTCCTGCGAGCCACCAGCTGCCTTGGGttgcctcctcttcttctccctcccgcTCCCAGAAGGGAGACCTGGAAAGTGGGGAGGGGCCTCTCTTCCATGTGTGGAAGAGAGTCTCCTCCTGCAATCAAGCAGCTGCCTCCGtgcttcctttcccctccctgctttccaggtctcccttctggggagaagggaaagaagaaagaggtgaCCCCCAGGATTTGCCTCTCCTTGGCTGAGCCAGAGAAcaccttcctcccttctcacctcagGTTTCCCCCTATTTTTTTAGCACCCCTTTTTTACACCTGCCTTTCCTTTTTCTAGTTTTCCCCTTTTTATACCAGTCTTTACTAAACCCATTCCCCAGCTCCTCTCTGTCCACTTTCCTTCCCAGCCTTTCCCAGGTTCCAGCATCTCTTTCCCATTTCAAGTCTTGTTTCTTTTCACACTGTAGTTTCCCACTTTCCATCCCCCCTTTCCCATCTTAATCTTTCCCCCATCCCCAGTTGCCCCTTCCCACTCCAATCTGACCTACTTTTCCAACTATCCTCTTTCCACCTCATTTTCCTTGCAAACGCCCCTTCCCATTCCAACTTTTTTCTGTTTCCAGCCCTTCtttcccacccccttcccaagTCAGTCTGTCCCACTTTTctcattcatatacacacagcctttcccccaaaatgtatactgtaattaaaataaaactatggtggtttttatattatttattggttttgttgttgttacatttattattttactcactttgatggctggggaactaaacatcccaggaaatcccaaatgccaaggtctatttttcccaaacctctccggtgttttctgttggtcatgggagatctgcaggccaagtttggtccaattgaagtgtcgttggagttcagaatactttttgatggctggggaactatatatcccaggaactcccaaaagccaaggtctatttttccccaaacctctctggtattttctgttagtcatgggatttctgtatgccaagtttggttcaattccatttctgttggagttcagaatgctctttgataacagggaaactatacattccagcaactcccaaatgccaaggtctagtttccccatgcctctccagtgttttctgttggtcctgggtgTTGCTGTGTGCTGTATGctgtgtttggttcaatttcatttttgttggaattcagaatgctcttcgatggcAGGggatctatacatcccagtaactccaactcccacaccatatttacgttgctacttcataactatatcAGAAAGCTCCCACTGCCTCGGCGCTCTGGCGAATCAGGAGgaggggaggcgggacgaagAAGAAACAATGCTTTCATGAGTGGATTATAGGATTTTCATGCCTTGGGGCCCATGAGTGCGAGAAACCGGCCTTCTAAAGAAGCCAGGTCTATTGTCTTTTGATCGGTCTACGATAAGTAATGATTACTTAATCCAGGTTTTCCTGTCACCATAAGATATGACACAATGAAGAAGCTGGGGTGGATGTCCGTGTGGAGAGTTTTGAATAAAAAACagttttgggggaaagagactttCTGAGGGTCTTTTGCCCCCAGTGTGAAGTGATAAAAAGTTTGCCAAGCAAAACCCTTTGTCTGACGGCCCGACTCCGAAATCAAACGAAGGCTTTCAGTTCTATGTTTCCATGCACAAGTATCAAGATAAGAGTTCTTTTGTGGTTGCTGATTGCCTTTTCAGAACAGCTGGCAGCTTCCTGGTTCATTTCCcccaaggggaggggaaggaggcaaAGGGTTCAGGGCCAGGTCAGAAATATGAgggaaaatacatggggaaatataggaatcacaagaaattcatgacagacaccccccccccccatcccatccgccagagaaattgattaaagtaATAATTTCAGGAAAAAAcatgagtccatagttcattcAGGGGAAATTCATATGTGAAAATGAGTTCCTTAGagtctaaaatgttttgtagaaagtccaacagtcacaaaaGGAGCATGGTGATTTCCACCGAGCCAAAGGATGGATTCCTGTAGCGCTGAGATCAAGCCggtccttggtccttgggaaactataatctTCTAAGGACTGGgaccccaaggccaggctcttccccgaaagcctcgtggggtagccgcaccgagtctccagggcaggggcTTGGCAGAGGCGAAGAAACGGCGAGGCACGGCGGTAACGCAGCAGCAGCGCGGCCGgtcttttgacaatcagctgtttccttgaaattatattcttaaaacttAAAAGGTTATTCCCCAAGCGTAGAAGCCCGAAATGCAAAAaccgagatagcagatagtgttagaatttagctaagaaaaatatgccatcaaaatggagtcAATCCGCCATCTCGCGGATACAGGGCCCCCTGGGgctttccgtatccgcggtttgggggAGCGCAGATTCGGTCTCCCCGGAAAGCCAGGACCTGCAGTCTCCCATGGTCTGGAGAAGGTTAGTTTCATGCACTtggatagtttcaggcaagaaaagagacacaaagtatcaagctagagagtttaaaagttgcaatttgatTATTCTTTATTTGGGGATTTGTTACATAGTTTGGGCTAGGAAgggaagtgaaaggagagagcataTGGCTGggaagagtccctggttgaggctgctgctggggcacatttcatcagtttggcccaacttggcaatcaggaactgtggaactccctgctgcaggtcaaaccagcttgaaggcaggggcctgggatgccctcgacgacaattgtgacccccaggttgagaaacactggattagaccCTAATTGATGGCACTGTGCTTGCAAAACAGAGTACTTTTTAAAGGTTCCCTTTTCGCTGCATGGAGCTACAAGAGGTTTTGTCTATTTGGGAATCATTTCTCACACTCTGAGGCTTTTATTTGCAAAAAGCAAAAACCCTCCCACACCCACACTGTTCATATGCAAGTCATGTTGTTTGTTAGGCGTCATCAGTGCCACGCAGAACCTTTAAAAGGCCAATGTTGATCCCGGGCTGCATCCATAGGAATGGAATGTTTGGATGGAGAATCGGTTCTGGATTGCCAATGTCAGAAAGCCAGGAGAATGTCTCCTTTGTGACCCACTTCTGGTTCAATAGTAGATAGAGCAGTCTTTGTTGGGAGAGATTCCATTTCACAGGTGAGAAAGATGGAGCCGGGTGACTGCCCTTATTTCTCCCTGTACCAATTGAtgttttgttgcattgttatttgGGGGACTCTGTTTATCCTCCTCGGCTATGCCATCTTCAGGATGTTCAAACATTGGGCATCCCGAAAGTCTCCTGACAGCTTCAAAACATCTTTGAAGAGCAAGTCAATGGAGTCTTTTTGGTcagaagaggatgaggaggagttTCTGAGATTTTGCTCTTCCCTGACATCTTCAGAGAGCGAAGAGTCTTCCTTGGAAGAAGATGAAGACGGCCAAGACCGCcttcctgtacaaaggctttatTTCAGGTCCTCATCGGAAAGCAGCCACAGCCAATCTCCGGAAGCTCTTTTTGGTGTCTCAGAGGCTCCCTTTGTGCCTGACTCTGTGCGGCAAACTTTGGAAAGACACCAGCTCATGAAGAGACTACAGCAAAAAATGGGGCTGCCTTCCATCTTCCGCAAATCGCAGAGGGCCTTTTTCCCACCTGCTCCGAAGCCCACTTTCCGATTGTCCTCCGAAAGGGAAGTCGTGGTGGGACCAAGGCATCATCCGATCCTTTTCCGGAATGCAACCTTCAGGAGGATCCTCGAAGAACACCTGAGGAAGATGGTTGAACAGAGGCAACGGGGACTTCCCAATAGAATCCGGGAGATGCTGGCCTCCAggtgtttgtccatgcctgtcttCAAGGAGGAGTGCCCTTGTGCTAGAGTGAGGGGTGCAGGAGCAAGTATGACTCACCAGCGCTGTCCCTGCCATGCTTCCACATCCAGTGAGGGGTCCCGTAGCTCTTCCCAAGCCAAAACTTTGATTCGTATTGGGAAGAACTTGCTCCAGATTAGACAAAAGGCCCTTTCTAAACGGGTAGAGATTTCCCAGAAAGTCGTTGCCCCAGAAGAGGAGGGGAAGCAGCCTCTGCCCAAGCTGATCCTGGCCACTTCTACTGGCCGCACACAGGAGCACAGTGGACCAAGCCTCCTCCTACGGCAGAGGACTGACCGCATGTCCATGAACCTGAAGTGCAAGTCCCTCCAGGTCCTATGGAACCGCCAAACCCAGTGCCTCCAGTCCCTGCCCAAGGCAGCACCTGCTCCTTCTCAACCACCGCCAGATACTCCACCCCAGACACACACCGTCATTGAATTCAGAGGTATAGACACACCATTTCTGCTCCACCGTGTGCGCCAGCTCTTGGAGTCTCATGTCATTGGGAAGAAACTCCAGCGGCAGTGGGGACAGCCGAGGCTGGTACGACGGTCCTTGGAGAGCTTCCTTCCAGAGGCACAGATGCCTGATTTCTGTCGGATGCCTCTGCCGGACATAGATGTGAAAGTGTACTTCAGCAGCTCCCTGACTTTCATCTGCTCAAAGACCGCACAGCGCCTGGACAACCACATTAGGAAAAAGATTGCAGAGAGGATGTTTGGCCTTCCCAGGAGGGTCATGCACTCTCTTCATAACTTCATGTCAGGCCCCCTTGCAATGCCAGAAGTGGCCAGGGATAGCGGGGAGACCTCAAGGTCTCTTCAAGGCAAGACACCTGGGAGGACGTCTCCTTCAGATGAGGCACTCTTGCAAAGGCAATCTCAAGAATGCAACCAGTGCACAATGCTGCAAAGACATGTGGCCAAAAGGGCTGTGGAGATCCACCTGGAACTGGCAGGTGCAGCATTTGAGATGTCCCCAGAGACTGCCAACCAGGTCAGGAAATGCCACAGACTTCCAAAAATGATCCCACATGGGAGGAAAACCTATCAGCTGCGAATCCAAGAGCTCTCCTTCATGGAATGTGAAGCCTTGGGCCGCCTTGAATTCAACCTCATCCACAAAGACTTGGTTTTCAGGTGGGGCCTGTCCACGCTCTACCAAACATCCCTCTCCTTCCTGTCTGCAGATGTCAGGCCTCAGGGAGCTCCTCCTTCCTCAACTTGCAGGAGCACAAGGGTCTGGTTCCCTTCCACAGAGACCCTGTTGTTCATTGGCCaggaaacacagatggagttggaaTGGCACATCAGAAGGAAGATGGTGCAGCATTTGTGGGGGTTGCCCCGTCTTGTCCAGAGGTCCCTGAGGAAGCTTTCCCCAGGAGCCCCACACATGCAGAGACCTGGGCAGATGGACGTGGCTGTGCTCCCTTCTCAGCTCCCCTTCCTCAGCGAGGCCACCCAACGACAGTTGGAGAGAAACGTGCAGAAAAGGATCATCTTCCGGGAATGGCACCTGCCCAAGAGAGTCCTGAATTCCCTCTTTCTGTTTTGCCCTGAGATGGTTAGAACCACAGATACGGAGCACAGATTGAGGAAACAGAGGGAATCAGCTCCACGGCAACCTCGGGTGTTCCCCATGCTGCGCTGTGAAGCCCTGGAGAAGATGGTGCTCCACTTTGAGAAGAAGTGTGTGGAGATGCACCTGGGAGTCTCTCAGGCCTTGACTCAATCATCCCAGCAATGCCCCTCACCCCCTTTGAGGCAGCCTCTGCCCCAAAGGATCTTCCCTGGCCAGAGATGCCCTGAACCACGCAGCCAATTCCTAACCTTTGGGCGCCAGGAGGACATGGACcacctggaattgaacctgcggcGCAAGCATCTGATGTCCCTCTGGGGACGAGGCACTCGTTTCATCGAGGATCTAGGTCCAAGGGCGCCCTGTCCCCACTCCTGCTTGCAGCCCCTCATGCCCAAACAAGCAAAGGCCCTCCCATTAGCAGAAGAGGAGACCCCATTCCTCCAAAAGCAGGAAAGGGAAGCCTTGGAGCTCCATGTTAAAAGGAAGAGGCTCCAGCACGAATGGCGCTTGCCCGGATTGGTTGAGAGGTCACTTTCAGCATTCAGGCCAGGCCCCCACTCACAGACAAGCCACTCAAAAGCGTATATCTATGTCAATGTTCTGTGGCAggatccttcctttcttccacaaAGCAACTCCAGACACTTGGACTTCCATCTTCAGAGAATGAAG encodes:
- the LOC137097902 gene encoding guanine nucleotide exchange protein SMCR8-like isoform X2, which encodes MISAPDVVAFTKEDEYEEEAYSNSEPALPEEYSVPLFPFASQGANPWSKLSGAKFTRDFILISEFSEQVGPQPLLTIPDDAKVSGTFDLNYFSLRIMSVDYQASFVGHPPGCPYPKLNFVEDSKVVLGDSKEGAFAYVHHLTLYDLEARGFVRPFCMAYISADEHKIMQMFQELSAEFSKASECLKTGNRKAFANELEKKLKDLDYTRTVLHKETEIQKKNNEKGYYTTQAIEKANELASVEKSIIEHQDLLKQIRSYPYSKLKDSDFHPYEPECANEPADEESEQQGFTTSKPDEPRETHLYSRRSSYTPKLIKAKSAKCFDKKLKTLQELCDMYFFTQTLDQLHQIEKTFRGDVCYLLTHQISRALLKQQSITNFLFEEIFPLDEREPERQLNGYQGVHPDNPGEKSLDVCPLLKPVIGSYKSSVESVPIKMDPKTEDPQETEAADPVACDDQDNVEYLDADLKGSISSGESIEVLGTEKSALAQAESQAQLPQANVSPQLARDKAVSRRTISEDSIEVLSTCPSEALIPDDFKASYPSAINEETYADEEEEGLHFDPEEVEGNLELGNQLPVDSACCIGKESPNFLEPPNGLAPKHCEDDDGVVSIPPQPFRQGDLGFQVNFTDCSSHDGVLGGLLGYELDPHYLSSHREVSKMSLDKCSDSTSYISSTASTSSDRTPSPSPLCGSGSHFGERQKKKAGQNALRFIRQYPFAHPAIYSLLSGRTLVVLGEEKAIVEKLVAALSIFVPNCGSYAKPVKHWAVSTLNITDFQKWKLIGMQRFCIYQRTPEDGEISHRR
- the LOC137097902 gene encoding guanine nucleotide exchange protein SMCR8-like isoform X1 — its product is MISAPDVVAFTKEDEYEEEAYSNSEPALPEEYSVPLFPFASQGANPWSKLSGAKFTRDFILISEFSEQVGPQPLLTIPDDAKVSGTFDLNYFSLRIMSVDYQASFVGHPPGCPYPKLNFVEDSKVVLGDSKEGAFAYVHHLTLYDLEARGFVRPFCMAYISADEHKIMQMFQELSAEFSKASECLKTGNRKAFANELEKKLKDLDYTRTVLHKETEIQKKNNEKGYYTTQAIEKANELASVEKSIIEHQDLLKQIRSYPYSKLKDSDFHPYEPECANEPADEESEQQGFTTSKPDEPRETHLYSRRSSYTPKLIKAKSAKCFDKKLKTLQELCDMYFFTQTLDQLHQIEKTFRGDVCYLLTHQISRALLKQQSITNFLFEEIFPLDEREPERQLNGYQGVHPDNPGEKSLDVCPLLKPVIGSYKSSVESVPIKMDPKTEDPQETEAADPVACDDQDNVEYLDADLKGSISSGESIEVLGTEKSALAQAESQAQLPQANVSPQLARDKAVSRRTISEDSIEVLSTCPSEALIPDDFKASYPSAINEETYADEEEEGLHFDPEEVEGNLELGNQLPVDSACCIGKESPNFLEPPNGLAPKHCEDDDGVVSIPPQPFRQGDLGFQVNFTDCSSHDGVLGGLLGYELDPHYLSSHREVSKMSLDKCSDSTSYISSTASTSSDRTPSPSPLCGSGSHFGERQKKKAGQNALRFIRQYPFAHPAIYSLLSGRTLVVLGEEKAIVEKLVAALSIFVPNCGSYAKPVKHWAVSTLNITDFQKWKLIGMQRSSSPAGVSMMHSLIRYGRYISILDADSKTLRCPQYRGTLIPRLADHRTQIKRGSTYFMHVQTLLTQLSAKAFLFAFCHHLHLPLKEGETEASMASRRLNFLKMHLGLANEDSKVVQYLAELLKLQFVQDPVRGVSPVLRFDYVPSALYKI